The following coding sequences are from one Bacillota bacterium window:
- a CDS encoding 2-hydroxyglutaryl-CoA dehydratase yields MAVPITAGIDIGSLSTEVVILQGDKVLSYSIQPTGANGYRAAETAMDIALEKAGLSLGDIAGCVATGYGRINAPYTDKRVTEITCHARGAHFLFPETRTIIDIGGQDSKVIQVNKAGKVVDFVMNDKCAAGTGRFLEVMARALEVDLEDMGPLGERSRKKLVISSMCTVFAESEVVSLIARGEAKHDIIRAIHDAVAERVYGQVERIGNIAPITMTGGVAKNIGVVNSLNRLLGVRMNLPEEPQIIGALGAALIAAGI; encoded by the coding sequence ATGGCGGTTCCCATAACCGCTGGAATAGATATTGGTTCATTATCAACAGAAGTCGTAATCCTTCAGGGGGATAAGGTTCTCTCATATTCTATCCAGCCAACCGGGGCAAATGGCTATAGGGCCGCAGAAACCGCCATGGATATTGCGCTCGAGAAGGCTGGACTTTCCCTGGGAGATATTGCAGGTTGCGTTGCTACTGGTTATGGCAGGATCAACGCGCCCTATACTGATAAGAGAGTCACGGAGATCACCTGTCATGCCCGTGGAGCGCACTTCCTCTTCCCGGAAACCCGTACCATCATTGATATCGGAGGGCAGGACAGCAAGGTAATTCAGGTAAACAAGGCAGGCAAGGTCGTTGACTTTGTCATGAATGACAAGTGCGCTGCCGGCACCGGACGATTCCTGGAGGTTATGGCCAGAGCGCTGGAGGTCGACCTGGAGGATATGGGGCCATTGGGCGAGAGATCCCGGAAGAAACTCGTCATTAGCAGCATGTGCACAGTATTTGCGGAATCCGAAGTGGTATCGCTCATTGCCCGTGGTGAGGCAAAACACGATATCATACGCGCTATACACGATGCAGTCGCGGAGCGCGTATATGGCCAGGTGGAGCGAATCGGAAACATTGCTCCGATCACGATGACAGGAGGAGTCGCCAAGAATATCGGCGTAGTCAATAGTCTAAACAGGCTTCTCGGCGTCAGGATGAATTTGCCAGAGGAACCTCAAATCATAGGGGCCCTCGGCGCCGCTCTAATAGCTGCCGGAATCTGA
- a CDS encoding phosphoenolpyruvate carboxykinase yields the protein MNPGAYAKGLRVLSLTQIVWSPRQIILKNDGEICSNTKELLNSNLFSSIVHNFVEELREKDSPFLDVLRDVEQEPNGSDVLPAPGANSERSIISLLRALGQLPLDQAVRLVPEAAPLLKKPKLLNEFVEELYNYWRRFDRFLVCYSEIGGRRLDSRPYRTFNDTIGLLTDLVRAAYRDIQENITGDHPRIYRQVAAGAQVGLIAAPKKWPCPGGCYEVLRHIPFIRQVLIDPPLIIDPPMNKRTGQFKKVAENPLDDIKLESDEWLCYPAQVGPVIVFVYFHRQFMGLGCSLANLFELASDEQIARGPDAIYLFGAPPEAMRRFGELPTVFYEDGNASQLVAAVPCEDKYGYFGYLKKMILTLHNIYVMKKLKRMPFHGAMTRICLKSGAEANIVIIGDTATGKSETLEAFRVLGEDQIRLLRIIADDMGSLEVDEDGRLRGYGTEIGAFVRLDDLSPGYAFGQIDRAIIMSPQKVNARVVIPVTTLDEVLHGYRVDYLLYANNYEEVDELHPVVERFVDLNEAMRVFREGTAMAKGTTTATGLVHSYFANIFGPPQYRELHEELASRHFEAAFSSQVFVGQIRTRLGIPGYETEGPEVVARAMLQLITSRKDNNV from the coding sequence ATGAACCCAGGTGCCTATGCGAAGGGGTTGAGAGTCTTGTCGCTTACGCAAATCGTCTGGTCGCCGCGCCAGATTATATTGAAGAACGATGGAGAGATATGCAGTAATACGAAGGAACTCCTCAATAGCAATCTTTTTTCTTCTATAGTTCACAACTTCGTAGAAGAACTCAGGGAAAAGGATTCTCCTTTCCTAGATGTCCTAAGAGATGTCGAACAGGAACCGAATGGCTCCGACGTCCTTCCAGCGCCGGGCGCGAACAGTGAAAGATCCATCATCTCCCTGCTGCGTGCCCTCGGCCAGCTCCCACTAGATCAAGCCGTCCGGCTGGTCCCGGAAGCTGCGCCCCTTCTGAAGAAGCCGAAGCTGCTCAACGAATTCGTGGAGGAGCTCTACAATTACTGGAGACGTTTTGACCGTTTTCTTGTGTGCTATTCAGAAATCGGCGGGAGGAGGCTGGATTCCAGGCCATACCGTACATTCAACGACACGATTGGGCTCCTGACCGACCTGGTGAGAGCAGCATACCGGGATATCCAGGAAAACATAACTGGAGATCATCCGAGGATCTACCGCCAGGTTGCGGCAGGGGCGCAGGTCGGCCTGATCGCCGCGCCCAAGAAATGGCCATGTCCTGGAGGCTGCTATGAAGTTCTGCGCCATATACCATTCATAAGGCAGGTCTTGATCGATCCGCCGCTGATCATTGACCCGCCAATGAACAAACGGACGGGCCAGTTTAAAAAGGTCGCCGAGAATCCCCTCGACGACATCAAACTTGAGTCAGATGAATGGCTATGTTACCCTGCCCAGGTGGGGCCGGTCATAGTCTTCGTCTATTTCCATCGCCAATTCATGGGGCTGGGGTGTTCCCTCGCCAACTTGTTTGAGTTGGCATCTGATGAGCAGATCGCTCGGGGACCTGATGCAATCTATCTCTTCGGCGCGCCTCCTGAAGCAATGAGAAGATTCGGCGAGCTTCCAACGGTATTCTATGAGGACGGAAACGCTTCTCAGCTTGTCGCTGCAGTGCCCTGTGAAGACAAATATGGATATTTTGGTTATTTGAAGAAAATGATCCTGACGCTGCACAATATATATGTCATGAAAAAGCTGAAGAGGATGCCATTTCACGGGGCAATGACTCGGATATGCCTCAAAAGTGGAGCCGAGGCAAACATCGTTATCATCGGTGATACAGCAACCGGAAAATCCGAGACTCTGGAGGCCTTTCGTGTACTGGGAGAGGATCAAATACGCCTGCTGCGGATAATCGCTGATGATATGGGGTCATTGGAAGTCGATGAAGATGGACGCCTCAGGGGCTATGGCACCGAAATAGGCGCATTCGTACGGCTCGATGACTTGAGTCCTGGATATGCCTTCGGGCAGATAGACCGGGCGATAATCATGAGCCCGCAGAAAGTGAACGCGCGAGTGGTCATTCCTGTGACCACTCTGGATGAGGTGCTCCATGGCTATAGGGTAGATTACTTACTCTATGCCAATAATTATGAGGAAGTCGACGAGCTTCATCCTGTTGTAGAACGTTTTGTTGATCTGAATGAGGCAATGCGAGTCTTCAGGGAAGGGACTGCCATGGCGAAGGGAACCACAACCGCGACAGGGCTTGTCCATAGTTACTTTGCCAACATCTTCGGACCGCCGCAGTACCGGGAGCTCCATGAGGAACTGGCATCCAGGCATTTTGAAGCTGCCTTCTCGAGCCAGGTCTTTGTCGGCCAGATTCGCACACGCCTCGGAATCCCCGGATATGAAACAGAGGGCCCAGAGGTTGTGGCTAGAGCCATGCTTCAATTGATAACCTCACGAAAAGACAACAATGTCTGA
- the pgsB gene encoding poly-gamma-glutamate synthase PgsB: MSLSIGAAGLFEQIKHERAIRAIPIRVHVNGTRGKSSVTRLIAAALRGGGMKVLAKTTGSAARMILPDGEEVPLVRRGPATILEYIPVLREAARRHVDAAVIECMAVRPEYQWFAQHRLIKATHLVITNTRQDHMSEMGSTEEEIARSLCTTVPQGGIVFTTERSNLTLIRQEAQRLGSAVLIPDDLGYPSGNSDVVRQLVQNLPYPEFEENISLALAVARCLGIPEHDAVEGMMLVKPDPGALKIIECDWPQMGVRSYFISAFAANDVQSAETVVRRVYEILGLDRLPLFGILNCRSDRVDRTIQWMKAISQGRFRIFRGVIGIGPDSHRLKTLLPVSRREGWDLDILGNASAGMVMNVLQGKMASGGGAFGLGNISGIGMSLVNLWERMGRSLAWKP; the protein is encoded by the coding sequence ATGAGCTTGTCTATAGGCGCGGCGGGTCTTTTTGAGCAAATCAAGCATGAGCGGGCCATAAGGGCGATTCCGATTCGAGTGCATGTAAATGGCACACGAGGTAAATCTAGTGTCACTAGACTGATTGCAGCAGCCCTGAGGGGCGGCGGGATGAAAGTGCTGGCCAAGACCACAGGTTCGGCCGCCAGGATGATCTTGCCCGATGGTGAGGAAGTGCCGCTAGTCAGGCGAGGGCCCGCTACGATCCTGGAATATATACCGGTTCTCCGAGAGGCGGCAAGGCGGCATGTGGATGCGGCAGTCATTGAATGCATGGCAGTAAGGCCTGAATATCAGTGGTTCGCTCAGCACCGTCTCATCAAGGCGACCCATCTTGTCATCACCAATACCAGGCAAGACCATATGAGCGAGATGGGTTCGACTGAGGAAGAGATCGCGAGATCCTTATGCACGACCGTCCCACAGGGCGGGATCGTCTTCACGACAGAGAGATCGAACCTGACACTCATTCGCCAGGAAGCGCAAAGACTGGGGAGCGCTGTCTTGATCCCTGATGATCTTGGCTATCCATCAGGGAATTCTGATGTTGTGCGACAACTTGTGCAGAACCTTCCTTACCCCGAGTTTGAGGAAAATATAAGCCTTGCTTTGGCCGTAGCCAGATGCCTTGGCATCCCGGAGCATGATGCTGTAGAGGGAATGATGCTTGTAAAGCCCGATCCCGGGGCCTTGAAGATAATAGAGTGCGACTGGCCTCAAATGGGGGTTCGCTCCTATTTTATAAGCGCTTTTGCCGCAAACGATGTCCAATCAGCAGAGACAGTGGTAAGACGGGTATATGAGATCCTAGGATTGGACAGGCTCCCCCTTTTCGGAATCCTCAACTGCAGATCTGATCGTGTCGATAGAACCATCCAATGGATGAAGGCCATATCACAAGGCCGATTTCGGATATTTAGGGGTGTTATCGGGATAGGCCCGGATAGTCATCGCCTCAAGACCCTCCTGCCCGTCAGCCGGAGGGAAGGGTGGGACCTTGATATTTTGGGGAACGCCTCTGCCGGCATGGTAATGAATGTGCTTCAAGGAAAAATGGCTTCAGGTGGGGGTGCCTTTGGGCTCGGCAATATATCCGGCATCGGGATGAGTCTGGTAAATTTGTGGGAGAGGATGGGCAGATCCTTGGCGTGGAAACCTTGA